In Dysidea avara chromosome 3, odDysAvar1.4, whole genome shotgun sequence, a single window of DNA contains:
- the LOC136250065 gene encoding tRNA-splicing endonuclease subunit Sen34-like codes for MIVGRVVDENRVLIWNAEDAYKLRKDHRIVGNYVGALPCKPRQDVWLGLPLELMPEETTLLLEQGVLRLHEAQRPPLPNIHSTEEGVVEKKLKMSTDDHATVDRVVRWSFPQTPQEELHYKVFRDLWTKGYYLTAGLKYGGDYLVYPGDPFLVHSHYVAIVKDSSEVFSTQQLILAGRVTTKVKKNVLLCSQNTSNGELVYITVQWTGIT; via the exons ATGATAGTTGGTCGAGTGGTGGACGAGAACAGAGTGTTAATATGGAACGCTGAAG ATGCATACAAGCTAAGGAAAGATCATCGGATCGTTGGTAACTATGTTGGCGCATTACCGTGCAAACCCCGCCAAGATGTGTGGCTTGGGCTACCATTAGAACTGATGCCTGAAGAGACCACCCTACTGTTGGAACAAG GTGTGTTACGGCTGCATGAAGCACAACGTCCACCTTTACCAAATATCCACTCCACAGAGGAAGGAGTGGTGGAGAAGAAGCTTAAGATGTCTACTGATGATCATGCCACAG TTGATAGAGTTGTAAGGTGGTCATTTCCACAAACACCTCAAGAA GAGTTACACTACAAAGTGTTCAGGGACCTGTGGACTAAAGGATATTATCTCACTGCAGGACTCAAATATGGCGGAGACTACCTTGTTTACCCTG GTGACCCATTCCTAGTACACTCTCACTATGTGGCAATAGTGAAGGATAGTAGTGAAGTGTTCTCCACTCAACAACTGATACTAGCTGGTAGGGTGACTACTAAGGTGAAGAAGAATGTGCTACTATGTTCCCAAAACACCTCTAATGGAGAATTAGTCTATATTACTGTACAGTGGACTGGAATTACATAG